One Frankia alni ACN14a DNA window includes the following coding sequences:
- a CDS encoding LON peptidase substrate-binding domain-containing protein produces MSARLPLFPLGTVLLPGLVLPLEIFEERYRALVRELLAQPADEARSFGVVAIRRGRETGPALPAIHEVGCTAVLRRVQEHPDGRFSLITVGGQRFRIGTVDQHSAPYLVGEVEFLPDEVGDAEGARESVAPVQRLMRAYAERLAATGTVQISLPDLPDDPVALSYVIAAAAVTDLTERQGLLAAADAATRLRVERALLHREVGLLQKITTIGSSELRRVDPSPN; encoded by the coding sequence ATGAGCGCGCGACTCCCGCTGTTCCCGCTCGGAACCGTCCTGCTTCCCGGGCTCGTGCTGCCGCTGGAGATCTTCGAGGAGCGGTACCGGGCGCTGGTCCGGGAGCTGCTCGCCCAGCCCGCCGACGAGGCGCGCAGCTTCGGGGTCGTGGCCATTCGGCGGGGCCGCGAGACGGGGCCGGCGCTGCCGGCGATCCACGAGGTCGGCTGCACGGCCGTGCTGCGGCGGGTGCAGGAGCATCCCGACGGCCGGTTCTCCCTGATCACCGTCGGCGGGCAGCGGTTCCGCATCGGCACGGTGGACCAGCACAGCGCGCCCTATCTGGTGGGGGAGGTCGAGTTCCTGCCCGACGAGGTCGGTGACGCCGAGGGGGCCCGCGAGTCCGTCGCGCCGGTGCAGCGGCTGATGCGCGCCTACGCCGAGCGGCTGGCCGCCACCGGCACGGTGCAGATCTCCCTGCCGGACCTGCCCGACGATCCCGTCGCCCTGTCCTACGTGATCGCCGCGGCGGCCGTCACCGATCTCACCGAGCGCCAGGGCCTGCTTGCGGCGGCCGACGCGGCCACCCGGCTGCGCGTCGAGCGGGCACTGCTGCACCGGGAGGTCGGCCTGCTCCAGAAGATCACCACGATCGGGTCCAGCGAGCTGCGCCGGGTGGACCCGAGCCCCAACTGA
- a CDS encoding ABC transporter ATP-binding protein: MGDVLSYAVRGLTRRHGVGGHSVLANDRIDLDVRQGEVFGVLGPNGAGKTTLVRQLMGLLRPDAGTIMMFGRDVRAAPDLPARLAGYLGQDDLALAELPVATAVATTARMRGVPRAAVREVRDDILDELGLTAVADRPLARLSGGQRRLACVATALVGDRPVLVLDEPTTGLDPVARRAVWGALQRRRDAAGTTVVLITHNVLEAESVLDRVAVLESGRVIACDTPGQLKASVSGDVRLDLAWRHEPPADDPTVAMLAGLATTNGRRWTVRLDPATAREALGRLTTGAALAALDDFSLATPSLEDVYLTLGGASRDLERT; the protein is encoded by the coding sequence ATGGGTGACGTGCTGAGCTACGCCGTCCGCGGGCTCACCCGACGACACGGGGTGGGCGGGCACTCCGTCCTCGCCAACGACCGGATCGATCTCGACGTCCGGCAGGGCGAGGTGTTCGGGGTGCTCGGCCCGAACGGCGCCGGGAAGACCACGCTGGTTCGCCAACTGATGGGGCTGCTGCGCCCCGACGCCGGCACGATCATGATGTTCGGTCGCGACGTCCGCGCCGCGCCGGACCTGCCCGCCCGGCTGGCCGGCTATCTCGGTCAGGACGACCTCGCGCTGGCGGAGCTGCCCGTCGCCACCGCGGTGGCGACCACGGCGCGGATGCGCGGCGTTCCCCGCGCGGCCGTGCGGGAGGTCCGCGACGACATCCTCGACGAGCTCGGCCTCACCGCCGTCGCCGACCGGCCGCTGGCCCGGCTCTCCGGCGGCCAGCGGCGGCTGGCCTGCGTGGCCACGGCACTGGTCGGCGACCGGCCGGTCCTCGTCCTCGACGAGCCGACCACCGGGCTCGACCCGGTCGCCCGCCGCGCGGTGTGGGGGGCCTTACAGCGCCGCCGGGACGCGGCCGGCACCACCGTCGTGCTGATCACGCACAACGTGCTGGAGGCGGAGTCGGTACTCGACCGGGTCGCCGTCCTGGAGTCCGGGCGGGTGATCGCCTGCGACACCCCCGGCCAGCTCAAGGCGTCGGTGTCCGGCGACGTCCGGCTCGATCTCGCCTGGCGTCACGAACCCCCCGCCGACGACCCCACCGTCGCCATGCTCGCCGGCCTCGCGACGACCAACGGCCGGCGCTGGACGGTCCGCCTGGACCCGGCGACCGCCCGCGAGGCCCTCGGCCGGCTGACCACCGGCGCGGCCCTCGCCGCGCTGGACGACTTCAGCCTCGCCACCCCATCCCTGGAGGACGTCTACCTCACCCTCGGCGGGGCGTCCCGAGACCTGGAGCGGACATGA
- a CDS encoding DUF6308 family protein, producing MKLAKGTREVFDAESLVEEYLGPRKRGLRYAYPYYDGLVTNDDPDLLCTGDLLAPSLLGVHVDVDRMHTLTALTPLLQRALDKLPPGIELIEADEVTLDLVAALYDPLDDPDVSDRDVKGSLIAKVLHRKRPALVPLFDSKVRIFYQHEDCVPPSPRDGRSWRQYMGLLVRAMQYDLRENAEEFRRLAALVPQSGPPVTPLRMLDVVVWMSSAV from the coding sequence GTGAAGTTGGCGAAAGGCACCCGGGAGGTTTTCGACGCGGAGAGCCTGGTGGAGGAGTACCTGGGTCCCCGCAAGCGCGGGCTGCGTTACGCCTACCCCTACTACGACGGACTGGTCACCAACGACGACCCGGATCTGCTGTGCACGGGCGACCTGCTGGCGCCCAGCCTGCTCGGCGTGCACGTCGACGTCGACCGGATGCACACCCTGACCGCGCTCACGCCGCTGTTGCAGCGGGCGCTGGACAAGCTGCCGCCCGGCATCGAGCTGATCGAGGCCGACGAGGTGACCCTCGACCTGGTGGCCGCCCTCTACGACCCGCTCGACGACCCCGACGTCTCCGACCGGGACGTCAAGGGCTCGCTGATCGCCAAGGTGCTGCACCGCAAGAGGCCCGCGCTCGTCCCCCTGTTCGACTCGAAGGTCCGGATCTTCTACCAGCACGAGGACTGCGTCCCGCCGTCCCCGCGCGACGGTCGCAGCTGGCGGCAGTACATGGGGTTGCTCGTCCGGGCCATGCAGTACGACCTTCGGGAGAACGCCGAGGAGTTCCGTCGGCTCGCCGCACTGGTGCCGCAGAGCGGCCCGCCGGTCACCCCGCTGCGCATGCTTGACGTCGTGGTGTGGATGAGCAGCGCAGTGTGA
- the ileS gene encoding isoleucine--tRNA ligase: protein MTTAPRTPSAPRTPTFAPLPGQVDLPAFERETLARWRDAKVFHRSLESTADRPLWVFYEGPPTANGKPGAHHVEARVFKDLFPRYRTMKGFHVPRRAGWDCHGLPVELAVEKELGFTSKNDIEAYGIAEFNARCRESVLRHVADFSAMTERMGYWVDLDSAYRTMDTSYIESVWWSLKQIFDKGLLVEDFRVTPYCPRDETPLSDHEVSQGYADVDDPSVYVRFPLVADDLGLAARGAELLVWTTTPWTLVSNTAVAAHPDVDYALVRAAGGELFVVAEPLVAAAVGEDAEVVERFRGTALAGARYTRPFELLAAERFAAGTGTPHSVVLAEYVTTTDGTGLVHQSPAFGAEDLAVCRAAGLPVVNPIGTDGRFLADTPLVGGLFFKDADAPLTADLRERGRLWRGLTFTHSYPHCWRCHTPLIYYPLPSWYIRTTAIREQLLAQNEATDWHPERIKTGRYGEWLRGNVDWALSRNRYWGTPLPIWRCDDDPDHMVCVGSIAELSELAGRDLATLDPHRPFVDEVTISCPACGATAHRVPEVIDVWYDSGAMPFAQWGAPHQNADDFARQYPAQYICEAIDQTRGWFYTLMAIGTLVFDRSSYETVLCLGLLLDAEGRKMSKHVGNVLDPFELFERHGADAVRWLMLAGGSPWADRRVGHEAIEDIVRKVLLTYWNTASFFALYAGAAGWHPGAGPAAAAPAERHVLDRWALSELAATVTEVDESLAGFDSLRAGRRIARFIDDLSNWYVRRSRRRFWAGDPDALTTLYTCLDALTRVMAPFTPFLTDWLWARLFADASPTAPDSVHLAAWPELPAGLHSQRLSTQMDLVRRIVELGRAARAGSGVRTRQPLPRAVVGAAAFGELSAELRAQIAEELNVTVVEAATADVVDITVKPNFRALGRRFGKNTKAVAAAIPAAGTPVDGRLTVTVDGEPVELSGDELIITETPRQGWAVTAESGLSVALDLEITPELARAGLARDVVRVLQDARKAAGLEITDRVDVRWSATRAATALALRTHGDTVAEEVLAVSFTEAAEGEADLRSEAQELGLAFSLARHTPAAG, encoded by the coding sequence ATGACCACCGCCCCGCGTACCCCCAGCGCCCCGCGTACCCCCACCTTCGCCCCGCTGCCCGGGCAGGTGGACCTCCCCGCCTTCGAACGCGAGACACTCGCCCGCTGGCGCGACGCGAAGGTCTTCCACCGCTCGCTGGAGTCCACCGCGGACCGCCCGCTGTGGGTCTTCTACGAGGGGCCGCCGACCGCGAACGGCAAGCCGGGCGCCCACCACGTCGAGGCGCGGGTCTTCAAGGACCTGTTCCCGCGCTACCGGACGATGAAGGGCTTCCACGTCCCCCGCCGCGCCGGCTGGGACTGCCACGGGCTGCCCGTCGAGCTCGCGGTGGAGAAGGAGCTCGGCTTCACCAGCAAGAACGACATCGAGGCCTACGGGATCGCCGAGTTCAACGCCCGCTGCCGCGAGTCGGTGCTGCGCCACGTCGCCGACTTCTCCGCGATGACGGAGCGGATGGGCTACTGGGTCGACCTCGACAGCGCCTACCGCACGATGGACACCAGCTACATCGAGAGCGTCTGGTGGTCGCTGAAGCAGATCTTCGACAAGGGTCTGCTCGTCGAGGACTTCCGCGTCACCCCGTACTGCCCGCGCGACGAGACGCCGCTGAGCGACCACGAGGTCTCCCAGGGCTACGCCGACGTGGACGACCCCTCGGTCTACGTCCGTTTCCCGCTGGTCGCCGACGACCTCGGGCTCGCCGCGCGTGGCGCGGAGCTGCTGGTCTGGACGACGACGCCGTGGACGCTGGTGTCGAACACCGCCGTCGCCGCCCACCCGGACGTCGACTACGCCCTGGTCCGCGCCGCCGGCGGCGAGCTGTTCGTCGTCGCCGAGCCGCTGGTCGCCGCCGCCGTCGGTGAGGACGCCGAGGTCGTCGAGCGCTTCCGCGGCACCGCGCTCGCCGGCGCCCGCTACACCCGCCCGTTCGAGCTGCTGGCCGCCGAGCGGTTCGCCGCCGGCACCGGCACCCCGCACTCGGTGGTCCTCGCCGAGTACGTGACCACGACCGACGGCACCGGCCTGGTGCACCAGTCGCCGGCGTTCGGCGCGGAGGACCTCGCGGTCTGCCGGGCCGCCGGCCTACCGGTGGTCAACCCCATCGGCACCGACGGCCGGTTCCTCGCCGACACCCCGCTCGTCGGCGGGCTGTTCTTCAAGGACGCCGACGCCCCCCTGACCGCGGACCTGCGCGAGCGCGGCCGGCTGTGGCGGGGGCTGACCTTCACGCACAGCTACCCGCACTGCTGGCGCTGCCACACCCCGCTGATCTACTACCCGCTGCCGTCCTGGTACATCCGCACCACCGCGATCCGCGAGCAGCTGCTGGCCCAGAACGAGGCGACGGACTGGCACCCCGAGCGGATCAAGACCGGGCGCTACGGCGAATGGCTGCGCGGCAACGTCGACTGGGCGCTGTCCCGCAACCGCTACTGGGGCACGCCGCTGCCGATCTGGCGCTGCGACGACGACCCGGACCACATGGTCTGCGTCGGGTCGATCGCGGAGCTGTCCGAGCTCGCCGGGCGCGATCTCGCCACCCTCGACCCGCACCGCCCCTTCGTCGACGAGGTCACCATCTCCTGCCCGGCCTGCGGCGCGACCGCGCACCGGGTGCCCGAGGTGATCGACGTCTGGTACGACAGCGGGGCGATGCCGTTCGCCCAGTGGGGCGCGCCGCACCAGAACGCCGACGACTTCGCCCGGCAGTACCCGGCGCAGTACATCTGCGAGGCGATCGACCAGACCCGGGGCTGGTTCTACACCCTGATGGCGATCGGGACCCTGGTGTTCGACCGATCCTCCTACGAGACGGTGCTCTGCCTCGGGCTGCTACTCGACGCCGAGGGCCGCAAGATGAGCAAGCACGTCGGCAACGTCCTCGACCCGTTCGAGCTGTTCGAGCGGCACGGCGCGGACGCGGTGCGCTGGCTGATGCTCGCCGGCGGCTCCCCGTGGGCGGACCGCCGGGTCGGCCACGAGGCGATCGAGGACATCGTCCGCAAGGTCCTGCTGACCTACTGGAACACCGCCTCCTTCTTCGCCCTGTATGCGGGCGCGGCCGGCTGGCACCCCGGCGCGGGCCCGGCCGCGGCGGCGCCCGCCGAGCGGCACGTCCTGGACCGCTGGGCGCTGTCCGAGCTCGCGGCCACGGTGACCGAGGTGGACGAGTCGCTCGCCGGCTTCGACTCGCTGCGCGCCGGGCGGCGGATCGCCCGGTTCATCGACGACCTGTCCAACTGGTACGTCCGCCGGTCGCGGCGGCGGTTCTGGGCCGGCGATCCGGACGCCCTGACCACCCTCTACACCTGCCTGGACGCGCTGACCCGGGTGATGGCCCCGTTCACGCCGTTCCTGACCGACTGGCTGTGGGCCCGGCTGTTCGCCGACGCGTCCCCCACGGCACCCGACTCGGTGCACCTGGCCGCCTGGCCCGAGCTGCCGGCCGGCCTGCACTCGCAGCGCCTGTCCACGCAGATGGACCTCGTGCGCCGCATCGTCGAGCTCGGCCGCGCCGCGCGGGCCGGCAGCGGGGTGCGCACCCGCCAGCCGCTGCCCCGGGCCGTCGTCGGCGCCGCCGCGTTCGGCGAGCTGTCCGCCGAGCTGCGCGCCCAGATCGCCGAGGAGCTCAACGTCACCGTCGTCGAGGCCGCGACCGCGGACGTCGTCGACATCACCGTGAAGCCGAACTTCCGCGCCCTGGGCCGGCGCTTCGGCAAGAACACCAAGGCGGTCGCGGCCGCGATCCCCGCCGCCGGGACGCCGGTCGACGGCCGGCTGACCGTCACCGTCGACGGCGAACCCGTCGAGCTGTCCGGCGACGAACTGATCATCACGGAGACGCCGCGGCAGGGCTGGGCCGTCACCGCCGAGTCCGGCCTGTCGGTCGCGCTCGATCTGGAGATCACCCCGGAGCTGGCCCGGGCCGGACTCGCCCGCGACGTGGTGCGGGTGCTGCAGGACGCGCGCAAGGCCGCCGGCCTGGAGATCACCGACCGGGTGGACGTGCGCTGGTCGGCGACCCGCGCGGCCACCGCGCTCGCCCTGCGGACCCACGGGGACACCGTGGCCGAGGAGGTGCTCGCGGTCTCCTTCACCGAGGCCGCGGAGGGCGAGGCGGATCTGCGTTCGGAGGCGCAGGAGCTGGGCCTGGCGTTCAGCCTGGCGCGGCACACTCCCGCGGCCGGCTAG
- a CDS encoding ABC transporter permease: MTIVPDARDASVILAALQPEPSPTPSAESALAPSSGPSTVPLPLPIPMPARLGPPRMPLATRFGTAFGAVYRGQLARSKVGRIPLLFVASFQSIGILVLLRGILDVDNTTAAGQVVAGSTVLVVAFVALNLLAQRFGALRAAGALDYYLTLPIPPAAVVLGTAASYATFAAPGTVITAVLGALLYNLPITGLWLLLPVVVLSGVCLAGLGAVVGLLAPRPELATIAGQLGMSIVLFLGVIPADRLPEIGRVARDVLPSSYAVDALAAAFQPGVDWSKVVVDLAVCAAVGIAALAVAAVTLRRVGTS, from the coding sequence ATGACCATCGTCCCGGACGCGCGCGACGCGTCGGTGATCCTCGCGGCACTGCAGCCGGAGCCGTCGCCGACGCCGTCGGCGGAGTCGGCCCTGGCACCGTCGTCGGGGCCGTCCACGGTGCCGCTGCCGTTGCCCATCCCCATGCCGGCGCGGCTCGGGCCGCCGAGGATGCCGCTGGCCACCCGGTTCGGCACCGCGTTCGGCGCGGTCTACCGCGGGCAGCTCGCCCGGTCGAAGGTCGGCCGCATCCCGTTGCTGTTCGTGGCGTCGTTCCAGTCGATCGGGATCCTGGTCCTGCTGCGCGGCATCCTCGACGTCGACAACACCACCGCCGCCGGCCAGGTGGTCGCCGGCTCCACCGTGCTGGTGGTCGCGTTCGTCGCGCTGAACCTGCTCGCCCAGCGCTTCGGTGCCCTGCGGGCGGCCGGCGCGCTGGACTACTACCTGACCCTGCCGATCCCGCCGGCGGCGGTCGTGCTGGGTACGGCCGCCTCCTACGCGACGTTCGCCGCGCCCGGCACGGTCATCACGGCCGTGCTCGGCGCCCTGCTCTACAACCTGCCGATCACGGGGCTGTGGCTGCTCCTGCCCGTCGTCGTGCTCTCCGGGGTGTGCCTGGCGGGTCTGGGGGCCGTGGTCGGCCTGCTCGCCCCGCGCCCGGAGCTGGCGACCATCGCCGGCCAGCTCGGGATGAGCATCGTGCTGTTCCTCGGGGTCATCCCGGCCGACCGACTGCCCGAGATCGGCCGGGTCGCGCGGGACGTGCTGCCCAGCAGCTACGCCGTGGACGCCCTCGCGGCCGCCTTCCAGCCCGGCGTGGACTGGTCGAAGGTGGTCGTCGATCTCGCCGTCTGCGCCGCCGTGGGGATTGCGGCGCTGGCCGTCGCGGCGGTGACGCTGCGCCGCGTCGGCACCTCCTGA
- the lspA gene encoding signal peptidase II: protein MGAETTIGSSVSEDPADRGSAATGGAAGTARRPVVTLTVAALVILLLDIVTKHLAVATLSDRGPVDIIPGVLDLRLTRNSGAAFSLAGGATVVLSLVALAVISVVVFTARRLRSVAWAVVLGALLGGALGNLTDRIFRAPGPLRGHVVDFVYLHHWPIFNAADSAIVCGGVLAVVLSLRGIGLDGTRYGDPDPDPDPAAATGGVAASGVAVGGMAVSADGAGAAGADDRGGAAVGGDGGALRAEPPADAGRGGTGPGGQ, encoded by the coding sequence GTGGGGGCGGAGACGACCATCGGGAGCAGTGTGTCCGAAGATCCCGCCGACCGTGGGTCGGCCGCCACGGGGGGCGCCGCGGGCACAGCCCGGCGTCCGGTCGTCACGCTGACGGTCGCGGCCCTGGTGATCCTGCTGCTGGACATCGTGACCAAGCACCTCGCGGTGGCCACGTTGTCCGACCGTGGTCCGGTCGACATCATTCCCGGCGTTCTGGACCTGCGGCTCACCCGCAACTCCGGAGCCGCGTTCAGCCTCGCGGGAGGGGCGACGGTCGTGCTCAGCCTCGTCGCCCTGGCCGTGATCTCGGTCGTGGTCTTCACCGCCCGCCGGCTGCGGTCGGTGGCCTGGGCGGTCGTGCTCGGCGCCCTGCTCGGCGGCGCGCTGGGCAACCTGACCGACCGGATCTTCCGTGCGCCCGGCCCGCTGCGCGGCCACGTCGTCGACTTCGTCTACCTGCACCACTGGCCGATCTTCAACGCCGCCGACTCGGCGATCGTCTGCGGCGGCGTCCTCGCCGTCGTGCTGTCGCTGCGAGGCATCGGGCTGGACGGCACCCGCTACGGCGACCCCGACCCCGACCCCGACCCGGCCGCGGCCACCGGTGGGGTGGCCGCGAGCGGGGTGGCCGTCGGTGGCATGGCCGTCTCGGCTGACGGCGCCGGCGCTGCCGGCGCCGACGACCGCGGCGGCGCGGCCGTCGGCGGAGACGGCGGCGCACTGCGGGCCGAGCCGCCCGCCGACGCCGGCCGAGGCGGCACCGGGCCGGGGGGCCAGTGA
- a CDS encoding RluA family pseudouridine synthase: MSAGGDLGAGGDLRSLPVPDGLDGIRLDAAIARMFGLSRTAAATLVDDGQASLDGRIRGRSDRVSGGAWLEVRLPAPPRPVTVEPTPVAGLGILYDDDDIVVVDKPPGVAAHPAPGFTGPTVIGALAAAGYRISTSGAAERQGVVHRLDVGTSGAMVVAKSERAYTLLKRAFRERQVDKRYRAVVQGHPDPLSGTVDAPTDRHPRRPGLFAVVADGKPSVTHYDLVEAFRSASLLSIRLETGRTHQIRVHMSALRHPCVGDLAYGADPTLAERLGLTRQWLHAARLSFDHPGHGGPVEFTSPDPADLAEAVERLREQA, encoded by the coding sequence GTGAGCGCCGGGGGAGACCTGGGCGCCGGGGGCGACCTGCGTTCGCTGCCGGTTCCGGACGGGCTCGACGGCATCCGCCTGGACGCCGCTATCGCGCGGATGTTCGGGCTTTCGCGGACCGCCGCCGCCACCCTCGTCGACGACGGCCAGGCCAGCCTCGACGGCCGGATCCGCGGCCGGTCCGACCGGGTCAGCGGCGGCGCGTGGCTGGAGGTGCGGCTGCCCGCCCCGCCGCGCCCGGTCACCGTGGAGCCGACTCCGGTGGCGGGCCTCGGCATCCTGTACGACGACGACGACATCGTGGTGGTCGACAAGCCGCCCGGCGTGGCCGCCCATCCGGCTCCCGGCTTCACCGGGCCGACCGTGATCGGGGCGTTGGCCGCGGCCGGCTACCGCATCTCCACCTCGGGTGCCGCGGAGCGGCAGGGGGTCGTGCACCGCCTCGACGTCGGCACCTCCGGGGCCATGGTCGTCGCCAAGAGCGAGCGTGCCTACACGCTGCTGAAGCGGGCCTTCCGCGAGCGCCAGGTGGACAAGCGCTACCGCGCCGTCGTGCAGGGCCATCCCGACCCGCTCAGCGGCACCGTCGACGCGCCGACCGACCGCCATCCCCGCCGACCGGGCCTGTTCGCCGTCGTCGCGGACGGCAAGCCCAGCGTGACCCACTACGACCTGGTGGAGGCGTTCCGTTCGGCGTCGCTGCTGTCGATCCGTCTGGAGACCGGCCGGACCCACCAGATCCGGGTGCACATGTCGGCCCTGCGCCATCCCTGCGTCGGCGACCTCGCCTACGGCGCCGATCCCACCCTCGCCGAGCGCCTCGGCCTGACCCGGCAATGGCTGCACGCGGCCCGCCTGTCGTTCGACCATCCCGGTCACGGCGGCCCCGTCGAGTTCACCAGCCCGGACCCGGCCGACCTGGCGGAGGCGGTGGAACGGCTGCGGGAACAGGCATGA
- a CDS encoding DivIVA domain-containing protein, which yields MALTPQDVQNKVFSPTRFRTGYNEDEVDTFLDEVEAELTRLLDENSDLRRQLDEARRSGGGGPGVPAQILEENQGLRRQVEETRRQLAQVQAQAAQAAQVAARERAQQQQQPVPPPGVPQGGAPTTVIPAVGSGGGGVPARAGSGQASEAEIEQRVARTLVLAQRTADEALREARAESERARREARADADRIIGEARAHVAEQLGGLEDDKRRLEGQVEQLRAFEREYRTRLRAYLEMQLRDLDGMPTQPPAVGAGNTPRPGLNPGGPTPPPAVGMGPNGGQQSPGHQPTFPPGPPMPAGAIARDNGHGGRPDLDPNRRDAPGLQEF from the coding sequence GTGGCTCTGACACCACAGGACGTACAGAACAAGGTCTTCAGTCCGACGAGGTTCCGCACCGGCTACAACGAGGATGAGGTCGACACCTTCCTCGACGAGGTCGAGGCGGAGCTGACCCGGCTGCTCGACGAGAACAGCGATCTGCGCCGGCAGCTCGACGAGGCCCGCCGCTCCGGCGGCGGCGGCCCCGGGGTCCCCGCGCAGATCCTCGAGGAGAACCAGGGGCTGCGTCGCCAGGTCGAGGAGACCCGTCGCCAGCTCGCCCAGGTCCAGGCGCAGGCCGCGCAGGCCGCCCAGGTCGCTGCCCGGGAGCGTGCGCAGCAGCAACAGCAGCCGGTGCCCCCGCCCGGCGTCCCGCAGGGCGGCGCCCCGACCACGGTGATCCCCGCCGTCGGCTCGGGCGGCGGCGGCGTGCCGGCTCGTGCCGGCTCCGGCCAGGCCTCGGAGGCCGAGATCGAGCAGCGGGTCGCCCGCACGCTCGTGCTGGCCCAGCGCACCGCCGACGAGGCACTGCGCGAGGCGCGCGCCGAGTCCGAGCGGGCTCGCCGCGAGGCCCGCGCCGACGCCGACCGCATCATCGGCGAGGCCCGCGCCCACGTCGCCGAGCAGCTCGGCGGCCTGGAGGACGACAAGCGTCGCCTGGAGGGCCAGGTCGAGCAGCTTCGGGCCTTCGAGCGCGAGTACCGCACGCGGCTGCGCGCCTACCTGGAGATGCAGCTTCGGGACCTGGACGGCATGCCGACCCAGCCGCCGGCCGTCGGCGCGGGCAACACCCCCCGCCCCGGCCTGAACCCCGGTGGGCCGACGCCGCCGCCGGCGGTGGGGATGGGCCCGAACGGCGGCCAGCAGAGCCCCGGCCACCAGCCGACGTTCCCGCCCGGCCCGCCCATGCCCGCCGGCGCCATCGCCCGGGACAACGGCCACGGCGGCCGCCCGGATCTGGACCCCAACCGGCGCGACGCGCCCGGCCTGCAGGAGTTCTGA